In the Bacillus sp. HSf4 genome, GCAACATCGCTTTGGCGCTGTTTAAACCACTCGATCGCAATCAGACCGCCCATACTGTGCCCGAGAAGGAGTACCGGCACCTGAAAGGCTTTCGCCCGATCTATCCACTTGTCTACTTCATCAATATATTCTTGAAATGTGCGTATATGTCCTCTATCCCTCGTCGATGTTCCCTGGCCGGGGAGATCGCCCATGACGACATTGTATCCGGATGAACGCCACATCTCGGATAACCATTTATACCGGCCAGAATGCTCACAAGCACCGTGAACAATGACAATCGAGGCAACAGGTCTTTCCGCTTCCATGCACCACATGCTGGCCACCTCACGCTAGTTTTTAAAAACACTTGAAAGAAAGGATGAAACTGATGATCTACCCTTATCAAAACACCGAACCCGCTATTCATGAAACGGCCTTTATCGCCGACAATGCGTGCATCACCGGTGACGTCACCATCGGAGAGCAATCAAGCGTCTGGTTCTCCGCTGTTATCCGCGGCGATGTCGCACCGGTCCGGATTGGAAAAGGCGTAAATATTCAAGACCTTTCGTGCCTGCATCAAAGTCCAAACCGCCCCCTTTTGATCGAGGATGGTGTGACAGTCGGCCATCAGGTCACATTGCACAGCGCCGTTATACGAAAGCATGCCCTTATCGGAATGGGTTCGATTATTCTGGACGAAGCCGAGATCGGGGAAGGCGCCTTTATCGGCGCGGGCAGCCTTGTCCCGCCGGGAAAGAAGATTCCGCCGTTTCACCTTGCATTTGGCAGACCCGCAAAAGTCATTCGCCCGTTAACCGAAAGCGATCAGCAGGATATGGAAAGAATTCGCAACGAGTATGTTGAAAAAGGACAATACTACAAATCCCTGCAACAGAAAGATTAGCTTTGCTACAACTTTACCATTTTTTTAGGGATAAATTAAGCAAAAACCCTTCCGGCCGCGATCTGCGGCTTTTTTTTTCGCCACGGCAATCTTTACAATTTCTTATTATGTGCTAAACATTTGTTTTTTACAATAAATGAGAAGCAACCATTCATCTAAGGGGGTTATGACGCTGAATAAACTGATGCTTGGCATGTACAACTTTGAATGCCGGATTTTTCTCGGCATGAACAGCTTGTTCGAACAAAAAGCATTAAATCGCTTTTTTCGTTCCTCAACCCATTTAGGAGGAGCTTTATGCACCATTCTCGCTTCCCTGTCGCTCATCGTTTTCGGATCAGGAAGCATACGTCAAGCCGGAACCGCGAGCGCACTTGCGCTGTTAATCAGCCATCTGCAGGTCGTGCTCATCAAAAAGCTCTACCCGCGAAAACGTCCGTATATGACGCTGAAACAAGCACAGGTTTTGAAAGATCCGCTGAAGGATCATTCCTTTCCATCCGGACACACGACAGCCATATTTTCTGTTATAACACCGATAATCGTATTCTTTCCGATACTTGCACTTTTATTAATTCCTCTTGCCATCAGTGTCGGTCTTTCGAGAATTTATCTGGGCTTGCACTACCCGTCAGATGTGCTCGCCGGCATGCTGCTTGGCGTCTCTGTCGGCATTCTGTCATCCTTTCTCATGTAACCCGTCTTTTGTTTAAGAAATCATCATCAGGAGGGAAACAATGAAAATTGCGATTTTTACAGACACGTTTACACCGGATGTGAACGGCTGTGCCAAAACGTTAAAAAGGTATACGGACTACCTTAACAGCAAAGGAATCCCGTTTAAAGTATTTGCGCCGGAAAGCACGCATGAGACACCTTTCTCAAGCGATATCCGGCGGTTTACAAGCCTTCCGTTCTTCTTATACCCCGAATGCAGAATGGCCCTTCCAAATCTCGTCCAAATCAAAGCTGAACTTCGCACGTTCAATCCTGACCTCATTCATATCGCTACACCGTTCAACATCGGCCTTGCGGGGCTGAAGCTCGCAAAAAAATGGAACATCCCCGCTGTCGCATCATATCACACCGATTTTGACCAGTACCTTTCTTATTATGATCTGCAAATGTTTTCCAATCTCTTGTGGAAGTATATGCGCTGGTTTCATAAATCTTTTCATAAAATCTTCGTTCCCTCCAATGAAACGCTGATGCAGCTAAAAGCGAAACGGTTCAGAAACCTTTCAATTTGGAGACGGGGTGTGGACTGCTCGCGGTTTCATCCGTCTTTCAAATCCGAACAGGTCCGCGAGCGCTATGGCATAAAAGAAACATACATCCTGAGCTATGTCGGCAGGCTTGCCCCTGAAAAGGACTTGGAAACGCTGCTTAAGATCGCAAGACACCCTTCATTGAGAAAAGATGTTCACTGGCTGATCGCAGGCGACGGCCCATTAAAGAAGGAGCTTGAAAAACAGGCACCGGCCAACATGACGTTTGCCGGCTATGTGGAAGGAGAAGAGCTCTCCCGCATTTACGCCAGCTCAGACCTGTTTGTGTTTCCTTCCCCGACGGAAACCTTCGGAAATTCCGCTCTTGAAGCGCTCGCCTGCGGTACACCTGTCATCGGCGCAGACTCCGGCGGCCTGAAAGATTTTATTCAAAACGGAAAAAACGGATTTCTTGCAGAGCCAAAATGTCCGGAAGCCTTCACAGAAGCCATTATGCATGTCCTCGGGAACCCTTCTTTGAAAAAACGAATGGAACAGGAAGCAAGAAACTACGCTCTTGCCCAATCGTGGGAGGCTATTTTTGAGAGCCTCCTTGCGGAATGTGAAAGCGTGCTTGCCAAATCCATTGGAGACAGAACAGCATAATAAAAAAAAGGTTTTCGACGAATCGAAAACCTTTTTTTGCAGTTAAACAATGATGACTTCTTTCGGCTGATGGTTTAATTCTTCCGGGACATAGCGCTTTTCGACAAAAATGCTGTGCCAGATCATAAAGATAAGTACCGTCCAGATTTTACGGCTGTTGTCCGCTTTGTTGGCGCAGTGGTCTTCAAGGAGCTGAAGCACATAGTCTTTATGAATATATGCGTCTGTTTCGCTCTCTTTAATAATGCCCACGGCCCAGTCATGCATTTCGTTTTTCAACCAGTGGCGGATCGGCACAGGGAAGCCGAGCTTTTTGCGGTTCAGCACATGCTCGGGAACGATGCCTTCCGCCGCTTTTCGAAGCAGGTATTTTGTCGTGCCGTTCTTTGTTTTCAGCTCTTCCGGAATTTTTGAAGCCGCTTCAAAAACGACTTTGTCCAAAAATGGAACGCGGAGCTCCAGGGAATTGGCCATCGTCATTTTATCGGCTTTCAGCAAAATGTCCCCGCGCAGCCATGTGTGAATATCAACATACTGCATTTTATTGATTTCGCTGTAGGACTTGCTTTCTTCAAAATACGGCTTTGTCACGTCACAGTAAGAGAGGTTGCTGTCATACTGGCGAAGAAGTTTTGATTTCATACCTTCTTCAAAAATCTTCGCATTTCCGATATACCTTTTTTCAAGAGGGGTGCATCCTCTCATTAAAAAGCTTTTTCCTTTCATTCCCTCAGGCATCGCTTGGGCAACGCGGAGAAGCATTTTTTTCAAAGGCGACGGAATCCGTTCAAACGGTTTTAATGACAGCGGTTCGCGGTAAATGTTATATCCGCCGAACAGCTCATCCGCCCCTTCTCCGGAAAGGACGACCGTCACCTGTTTTTTCGCTTCCTTCGCTACAAAATACAAAGGAATCGCAGCAGGATCGGCAAGCGGATCATCCAAGTGCCAGACGATTTTAGGAAGCTCGTTCATGTATTCTTCAGGAGAAATGACGGCGCTGAAGTTTTCCAAGCCGAGCTTGTCCGCGGTTTCTTTCGCAACGTCCACTTCGCTGAAGCCTTCATGTTCAAACCCGACCGAGAATGTTTTCAAATTCGGATGAAACTGTTTGGCCACAGACACGATAAAGGAAGAGTCAATTCCGCCTGAAAGGAATGAACCGACAGGCACATCGCTTCTCATATGGACTTTGACAGAATCAAAAATCGCGTCCCTTACTTCCTGAACAAGCTTTTCTTCTTCCGTCTGCACCGGCTTAAATTGAACTTTCCAGTATGTTTTAAATTGAAGATCTTCTCCGGGACGAATCGTAAACTGCTGACCCGGTTCCACTTTTCGCACCTTTTTGTCAAGCGTTTCAGGCTCAGGCACGAATTGGAAAGATGTATATTGCTGAAGGCCTTTTTCGTTAAATTCCAGCTCAGCACCGACAGGCATCAGGCTTTTTCGTTCTGATGCAAAATAAACATGGCCGTCCGTTTTTGTAAAATAAAGCGGCTTAATGCCAAACGGGTCGCGTGCTCCGTATAAAAGCTGTTCTTGTTTATCCCAGATTAAAAAGGCGAACATTCCCCGCAGTTTTGATGCAGCCTCCTGTTTATAATGGCGGTAGGTCGCAAGCAAAACCTCGGTATCGGAATCGGTCTGAAATTGATAGCCTTTTGAAAGAAGCTCATCTTTCAATTCTATATAGTTATAGATTTCTCCGTTAAAAATAATCCAGTAGGAATCATCTTCATATGACAGAGGCTGTCCTCCGTTTTCAACATCGATGATGCTCAGCCTTCTAAATCCGAAGCCTACATGCTCATCATGATAGTACCCATCATCGTCGGGACCGCGGTGTACAATCAATTCATTCATTTGTTTAATCAGTTCTTCCTGGCCTGCCGTCTCGGATGATGGGCGATGATTGAATACCCCTACAAATCCACACATAGTATTGCCTCCGATTTTTTTAAATTTCATGCAGAGTAAGATCTGCTTCTTGATTAGACATGTATTTAAAGAAAAACGTTTCAAAAAACTTGAAAAACGAGCATATTGCCCTCATTGTTTTCAATAAAAAAACAAACATATGAAACCTGTTTTTCAAGTTTCAAAAGCGTCCCGTATCCGTCGCGAAAAAGAAAGCCGCTTGATTAAGCGGCTATGCGGTTGTTATTCTCCTAGCGCCTCTTTGCGAAGCTGATCTGCTTTATCCGTGCGCTCCCAAGGCAGATCAAGATCAAGGCGTCCAAAATGTCCGTATGCTGCCGTTTGTTTATAAATCGGACGGCGCAGGTCAAGCATCTTGATAATGCCGGCAGGTCTTAGATCAAAGTTTTTGCGAACCACTTCAATCAAAGTCTCTTCGCTCGCTTTTCCCGTACCGAATGTATCAATCGAAATCGATACCGGCTGAGCGACGCCGATCGCATAGGCAAGCTGAACCTCGCATGACTCGGCAAGTCCTGCTGCGACGATGTTTTTCGCTACATATCTGGCAGCATAAGCGGCAGATCTGTCAACTTTTGTCGCGTCTTTCCCGGAAAACGCGCCGCCTCCGTGGCGGGCATATCCGCCGTACGTGTCGACAATGATTTTCCGGCCGGTCAATCCGGCATCTCCCTGCGGACCGCCGATGACAAAACGTCCTGTTGGATTAATGAAATATTTCGTGTTTTCATCGATCAGTTCTTTTGGCACAACCGGATTAATGACATATTCTTTCAGGTTGCGCTGAATCTGCTCAAGCGTAATCTCCGGATGATGCTGTGTAGAAATCACGATTGTATCGATGCGAATCGGTTTATTGTTCTCATCATATTCAACGGTTACTTGAGTTTTTCCGTCCGGACGCAAGTATGGAAGGATTTCCTCTTTCCGAACTTCCGTCAACCGGCGGGACAATTTATGAGCAAGGGAAATCGGCAGAGGCATGAGTTCCTTTGTCTCGTTGCAGGCAAAGCCGAACATCAGGCCTTGGTCTCCGGCTCCGATCGCTTCAATTTCTGCGTCGCTCATGTCACCTTCACGCGCTTCAAGCGCCTGATCGACACCCATTGCAATGTCAGGAGACTGCTCGTCTATAGATGTTAATACTGCGCATGTTTCAGCATCAAAGCCGTATTTTGCGCGAGTGTATCCTATCTCTTTAATCGTTTCGCGTACTGTCTTCGGAATATCCACGTATGTGGATGTTGTAATTTCACCGCTTACCAGCACCAAACCGGTTGTTACAGATGTTTCGCATGCGACGCGTGCATTCGGATCTTTCTTTAAAATTTCGTCTAATATACTATCCGAAATCTGATCGCAAATTTTGTCCGGATGGCCCTCTGTAACTGACTCTGAAGTAAATAACCGACGATTTTTGCTCATGTTTATATTTCCTCCTGTATATGAAGATCAGCCGTGATCTTAATGATGATACGGAACCCGTCCCTTTTACATGATATGACGCACCGGGGCATCATGACCTCTCACTTTGAAAGAATTTCCATATTTCTTATTCTTAACGAGATCCTGAGCCGATATTCCCCTTTTGCAGGCGGCCTTTCCTGATCGGCTTCCCGGCTGCATCCCTTCACGTCCTGTGAAAAACGCCCAGTACCTTCGTCCTGCTTGATACTCGGCTAAAACCTTTCACGTCCTGTGAAAAACGCCCAGTACCTTCGTCCTGAAGGCATTTTTTTTAGCAGTTTTTGTATATGGATTTATGCAATAAAAAAACCTTTTCCTATTCTCTGAGGAAAGGGTCTGGTATTGCGTGCCTTTCACTCTTATCGCTCAAGGTATTCGACACCTTGCATCAGGTTAGCACCATAGTGTTCTCAGGAACTGTTTTACATCCTTTATATAGAGAGAAACCGGTTGCTGGGCTTCATCGGGCCTGTCCCTCCGCCAGCTCGGGATAAGAGTATCCGCTCAATGAAATATCTTATCTTAAAATGGCTTGTCATGTCAATATCGGTCAAGATAAATTTGGAACAACTCTTTGAAGAAAAAACCCGAACGAAATTGCAGAAAACAGTATAGACTATAAGAGTAAATGTGTTATACTATTTCTACATTAATGTTATACACATTAAAAAACACGCAAAGGAAGGTTTTTTATGAATTCTGTAGATTTGGCGACTGACTTGCAAACATTATTAACGGGTGATAACGTCCAGTTCAATTTATCCGTTCCGCATCTTGTTGAAAAAATCCTTCACCGCAAAGAGGGGGTCTTGACATCATCAGGAGCCGTACGGGCGACGACCGGTACATATACCGGCCGTTCTCCAAAAGACAAATTCATTGTTGAGGAGGAAAGCTCAAAGGAAAAGATTGACTGGGGCGCCGTAAACCAGCCGATTTCAGAGGCCGCTTTTGAAAGGCTTTACACAAAAGTCGTCAGCTATTTAAAGGAGCGCGACGAACTGTTTGTGTTTGAAGGATTTGCGGGTGCAGATGAAAAATACCGCCTTCCGATCACTGTCGTCAACGAGTTCGCCTGGCACAACCTGTTCGCGAGACAGCTGTTCATCAGGCCTGAAGATCATCATCAAAAGCCGGCTGAAGAGCCTTTTACGATCCTTTCCGCTCCTCATTTTAAAGCCGATCCGCTCCTTGACGGTACAAGATCGGAAACATTTATCATCGTCTCATTTGAGAAGCGCACCATATTAATCGGAGGAACCGAATATGCCGGAGAAATGAAAAAATCGATTTTTTCGATTATGAATTTTCTTCTGCCGGAACGAAACATTCTGCCGATGCACTGCTCTGCGAACGTCGGCGAGGAAGGGGGAACCGCTCTCTTCTTCGGTTTGTCAGGCACCGGAAAAACGACCCTTTCGGCAGATCCGAAGCGGAGGCTGATCGGCGATGACGAACACGGCTGGTCAAGTACAGGTGTATTTAATATTGAGGGCGGATGCTACGCAAAATGCATCCATTTAAGCGAAGAAAAAGAACCGCAGATTTATAGAGCGATCCGCTTCGGCTCCGTTCTTGAAAATGTCGTCGTTGACACTGAAACCGGGGAACCGGATTACTCTGACAGCTTTTATACGGAAAATACTAGAGCCGCTTACCCGATAGAGGCGATCGACAACATTGTCAAACCGAGCATCGCGGCACACCCGCAAACCATTGTATTTCTGACGGCGGATGCGTTCGGCGTGCTTCCTCCGATCAGCAAACTGACGAAAGAACAGGCGATGTATCATTTCTTGAGCGGATATACGAGCAAGCTTGCCGGAACAGAACGCGGCATCACCTCTCCTGAAGCGACTTTTTCAACCTGCTTCGGCTCGCCATTCCTCCCGCTCCCGGCCCATGTTTATGCAGAAATGCTGGGACGCAAAATTGATGAGCACGGCGTCAGCGTATTCCTCGTCAACACAGGCTGGACCGGCGGAGGCTACGGCGTCGGAGAGAGAATGAGCCTGGCTTATACGAGAGCAATGGTTCAAGCCGCAATTGAGGGTGAACTGGATCATGCAGACATGAGAACGGACCGGATTTTCGGTCTGCATACGCCGATACACGTTCCGGGTGTTCCCGATCAGGTGCTCGAACCGGCAAAAACTTGGGCGGATGAAAAAGCGTACGAAGAAAAAGCAATTCTTTTGGCAAACGAATTTAAAAAGAACTTTAAAAAGTTTTCTAATACCGGCGATATCGAAAAAGCCGGAGGTCCTCTGATCTAAAACCAATAAGCAGCAGCGCAAGATCTTGCGCTGCTGTTGTTTGAAAATAAAGACTTTTTTCATTTTTAACAAAAGAAAGTTTTCATATGATAATATGATAAAAACATTTGTATACTTCAGGAGGACATATCGATGAAATTTGGATTGCTGCCGAGAATTATCACGGCAATTGTTCTTGGTGTTATCGTTGGAAGCTTTGCTCCGCTTTGGTTTGTCAAAACCGCCGCAACGTTCAATGACATTTTCGGAAACTTTATCAAATTTGCCATTCCTTTTATTATTATTGCTTTTATCATTCCGGGCATTGGACAAATCGGACGCGGAGCTGGAAAAATTCTTGGCCTTACAGCCGGTATCGCCTATGCGTCAACCATTATCGCGGGGCTTTTGGCCTTTCTCGTCGGCTCAAACCTGCTGCCCGCCATCATTTCCGGACATCAGCTGCAGGAATTTAAAAATCCGGAAGAAGTGCTGCAAAGCGGATTTTTCACGATTGAAATGACGCCTTTCATGAGCGTGATGAGCGCGCTGATTTTCGCTTTCATCATGGGTATCGGAATCGCCTATCTGCCTGGCAAAACATTAAAAAACGCGTTTGATGAATTTCAAACGGTTATCGAAAAGCTGATCTCGTATATCATTATTCCTTTATTGCCCGTTCATATTTTCGGCATTTTCACAAATATGACGTACGGCGGCCAGGTACAGACCATCTTATCCGTGTTTGCAAAAGTGTTTGTGATGATTATTGTGCTGCACTTCGTCATTCTCTTGTTTCAATACACGACGGCAGGCCTTGCCAATGGCAGGAACCCGTTCGCACTGTTGAAAATCGTGGCGCCTGCTTATTTTACCGCGCTTGGCACACAGTCTTCAGCCGCAACCATTCCGGTGACGCTCAGACAAGTGAGAAAAACAGGCGCCAGCCAAAAAGTGGCCGATTTTGCGGTTCCGCTTCTCGCCAATATTCATTTGTCAGGCAGTACGATCACCCTGACAAGCTGCGCAATGGGCGTCTTGATTTTAAACGGGCAGACGCCGACCTTTTCAATGATGATGCCGTTCATCTTAATGCTTGGCATCACAATGGTCGCAGCGCCGGGCGCTCCGGGGGGAGCTGTCATGGCTGCAGCCGGGCTTTTACAGTCGATGCTCGGCTTTAATGAAACAAGCGTCTCCTTAATGATCGCCCTTTATCTCGCCCAGGACAGCTTGGGCACGGCGACGAATGTCACGGGGGACGGCGCTCTTACGATGATCATTCACAGACTGACTTTCAAAAAAGGTCTTGGAAATGAAGAAGATGTACCTGCATAACTGCAGAAAAGCCAAGGACGCATTCAGCGCCTTGGCTTTTTTAATTCGTTGAATTTAAGGAAACGAGTCTATATGTTAAATGTGTGCGTCCTTCTGACCATTCAAGGCGCTCCGCATGCGCCGTTCCAGTAATGTCGCCCTTCTTTGTCTTTCTGACTTCGATCGGTACGTGAAGAGGGTACACCCGATAGCCTTCTTTTTCCAGTGTAAACAAGTTTTCCTCGACCCTTGTTTCTTTTCCTTTTGTCACAATCATCGTATTAAATTCAACTGGCATTCCCACGCGAAAGCCCCCTCCTTTATCTTTTACTTTAGTTTATCATAACTTGTCCATCACCTGCTCTTCATCCACCGCGAGAGCTCTCTGACAATCCTTCTGTTTTCCCCCGGAGGGAAGTAATGGGTGAACGCATTGAAGTACCAGGTTTCAACCGATTTCCTTCTTTTCATCAATTCCTGTTCCAGGCGGCGCGCATGTTCAATCGAGACATTTTGATCGTTCACTCCGTGAATCAAAAGGATCGGCGCATCAATATGATCGAGCTTGTCAAACGGCGTCCGCCAGGCATATGCCTGCGCCGCTTTTTCCGGCGTCCCGCCGATGACCCGCTTCATCATCCTCCGCAAATCCTTACGTTCGCGATAGGTCATGACCATATCGCTCACACCGCCCCAGGAAACAAAAGAAGCGGCGGCTGATTTCATTTCTATGGCTGTTAAAATGCCCATAATTCCGCCGCGCGAAAACCCGAATATATGAACGCGTTGTTCTTTCACAAGCTCATGCTTCTGCAGCAGACGGAATGCCGCAAACGCATCTTCCCGGTCATCCCCGGCAAAATCCTCGTTCCCCTCACCGCCTTGATTGCCCCTGTAATAGGGAGCGAGAACGACAAAGCCTTGCGAGGCAAACTGCACGATCCGCCCGGGCCTGACCATACCGACATTTTTAATCCCGCCGCGCAAATACAAAAAACCGTCGTAGCGTCCGGGCGCTGCAGGTTCCGCAAGCAGTCCCTTGACTTTCAGTCCTTGTGAAAGGTATGTAACGGAAAACAGCCGCACTTGGCCGTTCGGTGATGGGAATCTTCTTTTTTCTATCCACATTTGGTCATGTCACCTCTATTTAATCCGCAGTTGTCCCTCACACCTGTTTTGCATTTAACATAAACTATTTTATGCCGAAAACAACCGAAATTAAAGGAGGGAAA is a window encoding:
- a CDS encoding gamma carbonic anhydrase family protein — translated: MIYPYQNTEPAIHETAFIADNACITGDVTIGEQSSVWFSAVIRGDVAPVRIGKGVNIQDLSCLHQSPNRPLLIEDGVTVGHQVTLHSAVIRKHALIGMGSIILDEAEIGEGAFIGAGSLVPPGKKIPPFHLAFGRPAKVIRPLTESDQQDMERIRNEYVEKGQYYKSLQQKD
- a CDS encoding phosphatase PAP2 family protein — encoded protein: MTLNKLMLGMYNFECRIFLGMNSLFEQKALNRFFRSSTHLGGALCTILASLSLIVFGSGSIRQAGTASALALLISHLQVVLIKKLYPRKRPYMTLKQAQVLKDPLKDHSFPSGHTTAIFSVITPIIVFFPILALLLIPLAISVGLSRIYLGLHYPSDVLAGMLLGVSVGILSSFLM
- a CDS encoding glycosyltransferase family 1 protein; the encoded protein is MKIAIFTDTFTPDVNGCAKTLKRYTDYLNSKGIPFKVFAPESTHETPFSSDIRRFTSLPFFLYPECRMALPNLVQIKAELRTFNPDLIHIATPFNIGLAGLKLAKKWNIPAVASYHTDFDQYLSYYDLQMFSNLLWKYMRWFHKSFHKIFVPSNETLMQLKAKRFRNLSIWRRGVDCSRFHPSFKSEQVRERYGIKETYILSYVGRLAPEKDLETLLKIARHPSLRKDVHWLIAGDGPLKKELEKQAPANMTFAGYVEGEELSRIYASSDLFVFPSPTETFGNSALEALACGTPVIGADSGGLKDFIQNGKNGFLAEPKCPEAFTEAIMHVLGNPSLKKRMEQEARNYALAQSWEAIFESLLAECESVLAKSIGDRTA
- the asnB gene encoding asparagine synthase (glutamine-hydrolyzing) — encoded protein: MCGFVGVFNHRPSSETAGQEELIKQMNELIVHRGPDDDGYYHDEHVGFGFRRLSIIDVENGGQPLSYEDDSYWIIFNGEIYNYIELKDELLSKGYQFQTDSDTEVLLATYRHYKQEAASKLRGMFAFLIWDKQEQLLYGARDPFGIKPLYFTKTDGHVYFASERKSLMPVGAELEFNEKGLQQYTSFQFVPEPETLDKKVRKVEPGQQFTIRPGEDLQFKTYWKVQFKPVQTEEEKLVQEVRDAIFDSVKVHMRSDVPVGSFLSGGIDSSFIVSVAKQFHPNLKTFSVGFEHEGFSEVDVAKETADKLGLENFSAVISPEEYMNELPKIVWHLDDPLADPAAIPLYFVAKEAKKQVTVVLSGEGADELFGGYNIYREPLSLKPFERIPSPLKKMLLRVAQAMPEGMKGKSFLMRGCTPLEKRYIGNAKIFEEGMKSKLLRQYDSNLSYCDVTKPYFEESKSYSEINKMQYVDIHTWLRGDILLKADKMTMANSLELRVPFLDKVVFEAASKIPEELKTKNGTTKYLLRKAAEGIVPEHVLNRKKLGFPVPIRHWLKNEMHDWAVGIIKESETDAYIHKDYVLQLLEDHCANKADNSRKIWTVLIFMIWHSIFVEKRYVPEELNHQPKEVIIV
- the metK gene encoding methionine adenosyltransferase yields the protein MSKNRRLFTSESVTEGHPDKICDQISDSILDEILKKDPNARVACETSVTTGLVLVSGEITTSTYVDIPKTVRETIKEIGYTRAKYGFDAETCAVLTSIDEQSPDIAMGVDQALEAREGDMSDAEIEAIGAGDQGLMFGFACNETKELMPLPISLAHKLSRRLTEVRKEEILPYLRPDGKTQVTVEYDENNKPIRIDTIVISTQHHPEITLEQIQRNLKEYVINPVVPKELIDENTKYFINPTGRFVIGGPQGDAGLTGRKIIVDTYGGYARHGGGAFSGKDATKVDRSAAYAARYVAKNIVAAGLAESCEVQLAYAIGVAQPVSISIDTFGTGKASEETLIEVVRKNFDLRPAGIIKMLDLRRPIYKQTAAYGHFGRLDLDLPWERTDKADQLRKEALGE
- the pckA gene encoding phosphoenolpyruvate carboxykinase (ATP), whose amino-acid sequence is MNSVDLATDLQTLLTGDNVQFNLSVPHLVEKILHRKEGVLTSSGAVRATTGTYTGRSPKDKFIVEEESSKEKIDWGAVNQPISEAAFERLYTKVVSYLKERDELFVFEGFAGADEKYRLPITVVNEFAWHNLFARQLFIRPEDHHQKPAEEPFTILSAPHFKADPLLDGTRSETFIIVSFEKRTILIGGTEYAGEMKKSIFSIMNFLLPERNILPMHCSANVGEEGGTALFFGLSGTGKTTLSADPKRRLIGDDEHGWSSTGVFNIEGGCYAKCIHLSEEKEPQIYRAIRFGSVLENVVVDTETGEPDYSDSFYTENTRAAYPIEAIDNIVKPSIAAHPQTIVFLTADAFGVLPPISKLTKEQAMYHFLSGYTSKLAGTERGITSPEATFSTCFGSPFLPLPAHVYAEMLGRKIDEHGVSVFLVNTGWTGGGYGVGERMSLAYTRAMVQAAIEGELDHADMRTDRIFGLHTPIHVPGVPDQVLEPAKTWADEKAYEEKAILLANEFKKNFKKFSNTGDIEKAGGPLI
- a CDS encoding dicarboxylate/amino acid:cation symporter, whose product is MKFGLLPRIITAIVLGVIVGSFAPLWFVKTAATFNDIFGNFIKFAIPFIIIAFIIPGIGQIGRGAGKILGLTAGIAYASTIIAGLLAFLVGSNLLPAIISGHQLQEFKNPEEVLQSGFFTIEMTPFMSVMSALIFAFIMGIGIAYLPGKTLKNAFDEFQTVIEKLISYIIIPLLPVHIFGIFTNMTYGGQVQTILSVFAKVFVMIIVLHFVILLFQYTTAGLANGRNPFALLKIVAPAYFTALGTQSSAATIPVTLRQVRKTGASQKVADFAVPLLANIHLSGSTITLTSCAMGVLILNGQTPTFSMMMPFILMLGITMVAAPGAPGGAVMAAAGLLQSMLGFNETSVSLMIALYLAQDSLGTATNVTGDGALTMIIHRLTFKKGLGNEEDVPA
- a CDS encoding DUF2584 domain-containing protein; translated protein: MGMPVEFNTMIVTKGKETRVEENLFTLEKEGYRVYPLHVPIEVRKTKKGDITGTAHAERLEWSEGRTHLTYRLVSLNSTN
- a CDS encoding prolyl oligopeptidase family serine peptidase; the protein is MWIEKRRFPSPNGQVRLFSVTYLSQGLKVKGLLAEPAAPGRYDGFLYLRGGIKNVGMVRPGRIVQFASQGFVVLAPYYRGNQGGEGNEDFAGDDREDAFAAFRLLQKHELVKEQRVHIFGFSRGGIMGILTAIEMKSAAASFVSWGGVSDMVMTYRERKDLRRMMKRVIGGTPEKAAQAYAWRTPFDKLDHIDAPILLIHGVNDQNVSIEHARRLEQELMKRRKSVETWYFNAFTHYFPPGENRRIVRELSRWMKSR